In the genome of Capsicum annuum cultivar UCD-10X-F1 unplaced genomic scaffold, UCD10Xv1.1 ctg53309, whole genome shotgun sequence, the window GTGCTGTTGGCTCTGCTTCCATGAACAACCACAGTAGTCGCTCACACAGGTGAGGCTAAGCACTTTCAAAGTTACTTTACTCAATTCCAATTGGCAGACCAACTTAATAGAGTTAAATAATGCTAATTTTCTTTACGTTGACGTGAAATACTTGCAGTGTGCTGACTGTACACGTGCATGGTGAAGATACATCTGGAAACATAATCCATAGTTGCCTACATTTGGTGGATCTTGCTGGTAGTGAACGAGTTGACAAGTCGGAAGTTACTGGCGACGGCGTCAAAGAGGCACAACATATTAACAAGTCTCTCTCTTGGTTGGGTGATGTGATCACAGCATTGGCACAGAAGAACTCCCACATCCCTTATAGAAACAGCAAACTCACTTTACTCTTGCAGAACTTTTTAGGTTTGTGCAATTAGCTCGAGATTTCGCTCCTCCAGATATATCAACTTATATGACTGGTCTAGACACTTATTTGGACAACGTTTTGGACGAGTGTTTTCTTTTCTAATGCTTTTTATGGTGTGTTTCAGGTGGACATGCGAAAACGTTGATGTTTGCTCATGTCAGTCCTGAAGGGGATTCCTTCGGAGAAACAATTAGTACTCTGAAGTTTGTACAAAGGGTTTCGAGTGTGGAACTTGGTGCAGCTCGTTTAAATAAAGAGAGCGTCGAAGTTTTAGAGCTCAAGGCAGAGGTAAAATACATCATTCTATGATATTATATGGTTAAATGTTGGTTACAAGACAGAAGTTTGCAGAACTTTGGATAATGATTCATTACATGATTACTGTTCACATAGTTGTAGATCGAGACCCTCAAAAAGGCGTTGGCTAAAGGAAGCATCAAGGAAACCTTTCCAGAAGCCTAAAGCAACAGCTGAGCTTCAGGAAGGATATGATGTCACAAAATTGTATGATCAAGCGGGTAATGATAGT includes:
- the LOC124893054 gene encoding kinesin-like protein KIN-14L, translating into MNNHSSRSHSVLTVHVHGEDTSGNIIHSCLHLVDLAGSERVDKSEVTGDGVKEAQHINKSLSWLGDVITALAQKNSHIPYRNSKLTLLLQNFLGLCN